The following proteins are co-located in the Trichomycterus rosablanca isolate fTriRos1 chromosome 14, fTriRos1.hap1, whole genome shotgun sequence genome:
- the wu:fc17b08 gene encoding treacle protein, producing MASSFRRRIGCTEKRAVCQETESWLAVLLQCVGIKKLLDLINGTGLVSDLQLFKDLKPARPSGWAFDDGCFFCRARRDKVKEHVAALNKKIVDSGGKPLLGRDHSNVARLEGQIEDFLDSVVHRTEYKPRIPDPHIPLVARDVLQLIIRHFLMRLAAPASASDQNPVLSKLLMPDQDAPLDLSVRKVKSETREQDRVLDLSVKKNRNQEPEPLRRDSLEPDSANDLHPVATLEDLMAKLCSHHQRQIVDAFTFLETEIKAASSSGKVQDALTSGREPKTERKGPGPAAAPSVAINESKVSKIEPVSVAETSSESEGPSLASVGTEPEPEPFTAPGEEPAEPKCPTLRIVKNRNSGNLEAKKVPEVNPDTVTLEQGTHTSDTHLHTSSVEHATVEPSSTSTGHGALDPKSCRNIDSTDAVKRLPDETSPNSTKTARKSIKGSRCRPRDPPPCRALNDPDVIYDIVYVAKPITECELESQRRMNPRRNARKSTRGHRYVGDYLEVKTVRTLSRGSVGGSGNCPVRMPEITTSVTPKQALAKPDGVPGVDALHAGDCMETVGPLDQAADTETPGDVVAITDEEMIVEPSQTGQCEASAQQDLTEIHTASTPENVELATLNTETRGSPGAQGENIVISRSSNCDSKPEPQKQTERLKVQVPELTVGRLPHSRVPCGSETNTSSGPCTELTQGSVLASGSSDEGRGGASDGGEQGQTELDDLQSESPSHSKPSPTSSESNSVHKNSPSPEDDRISGATEDPELGKARLPSPVPQVDAVEEEVPSRLEVLDFAPADDELQGRSRSPLQKSPKASEIKSVRDRSTSERMLLRNRGTTSADQPVEGEPCSSTTEDVIESLEGTLEPTVGQPNDGDSCSSPAACPVERPERMPLRSRNANTVKQPSVSDSGSPINATPVKMQERLPLRSGSSAAVEQPSVAQPCSPLTSSPLERPERMPLRSRNSTALDQSSFGDSATPQRPERMPLRSRNSAAADHPSAVGASLPERPQRMPLRSRNSAAVDQSSVEGSPERPERMPLRSRSTTSADHPSVEQSCSSPSDRPEQMPMKSRSSTAADQSSIGGSCSSLTASSPERPERMPLRSRSTTNADQASVGQFCSSPSASPAKSSEQMPTRSTAVVGGSCSSLAASSPERPEQMSLRSRSTTPADRPSVEQSCSSPSERPEQMQMKSRSSTAVDPSSVGDSCNSIPASPAEKPERMPLRSRSNIIADQTSSGDVSGSSTASPVEKSEPTPVKSRNSSTVDQPTSPVERQERMTLRGRISTAADQSNVGGSCSSSVASTVEIPESKDQPVDESPNPDPSKRPGRTPLRTRHDHCAEQTTSKDSPHTKPLEVVAHMPLRSSGHRVIEESSVGIKDADDARSKLEIAKHMPLRSESESPVRSGPESPGRMSLRSKNSSEKLACLPTPPKCKKLPQRIQRTPKKSLLHLFQESEQIPEGSNSNVRSEARSFKQHPFTLFNLPLSKPETASPCKFLKALNGEANQRLILDLNSKFEKMQKGWVQMDKEGQPAPKPKNKADRLKEIWKSKRRVKKPRTLEQHRISPVQMLFMKSFDLPSICQWFLQATETKSLVIVKKVNTRLPSETHLGFPTYASESSGVFPSLQAERLKKHLKKFAIASPVRSNPKNKRLIAKVLAKGAAKLKDKQEKRPAARISSKPQSSRCAAQAAPHDGHGKVNPASARILRKYSNMREKRQVQRVALKKKQTPRSNKKSDLVKKTKPSGKKPKETKDVSRESGEPKTSRKRKSPESSAQSPARKRDKTRAPDVDAKPPSSEDQVQTRSRRKLGARVPRAPKNRGFISKRLRTSK from the exons GTATTAAGAAGCTTCTGGATTTAATAAATGGGACGGGACTCGTTTCAGACCTCCAGCTCTTCAAAG ATCTCAAGCCCGCGCGTCCGTCCGGCTGGGCGTTCGACGACGGCTGCTTCTTCTGCCGCGCCCGGCGAGACAAAGTGAAG GAACACGTGGCCGCCCTCAACAAGAAGATCGTGGACAGCGGAGGCAAGCCGCTACTCGGCAGAGATCACAGCAACGTCGCCCGGCTCGAGGGCCAGATCGAAGACTTCCTGGATTCGGTGGTGCACCGGACGG AGTACAAACCCAGGATCCCCGACCCCCACATCCCGCTAGTGGCGCGCGATGTCCTGCAGCTGATAATCCGCCACTTCCTGATGCGCCTCGCCGCCCCCGCCTCCGCGTCCGACCAGAACCCCGTCCTCAGTAAGCTCCTCATGCCGGACCAGGACGCCCCCCTGGACCTCTCGGTCAGGAAGGTCAAATCGGAGACCAGAGAGCAGG ACCGCGTTCTGGACCTTTCCGTCAAGAAGAACCGGAACCAGGAACCGGAGCCGCTCAGGAG GGACAGTTTGGAGCCAGACTCCGCTAACGACCTGCACCCGGTCGCCACCCTGGAAGACTTGATGGCTAAGCTGTGTTCCCACCACCAGCGCCAGATTGTCGACGCCTTCACGTTCCTGGAGACCGAAATTAAGGCGGCGTCTTCCTCGGGCAAAGTTCAGGACGCCCTAACGTCAGGCCGCGAACCCAAAACGGAGaggaaaggacccgggccggcGGCGGCCCCGTCGGTTGCGATAAACGAGAGCAAAGTTAGCAAAATAGAACCCGTTTCGGTCGCGGAGACGTCCTCAGAAAGTGAGGGTCCGTCGCTCGCGTCAGTCGGGACCGAGCCGGAACCCGAACCCTTCACGGCTCCCGGGGAGGAACCTGCCGAACCGAAATGTCCCACTCTTCGTATCGTGAAGAATAGAAACTCTGGCAACCTCGAAGCCAAGAAGGTTCCGGAGGTGAATCCGGACACTGTCACTTTAGAGCAGGGTACACATACTTCtgacacacacttgcacaccagtagcgtaGAGCATGCTACCGTCGAGCCGTCTTCTACCTCTACGGGGCATGGCGCCCTCGATCCCAAAAGTTGCCGAAATATCGACAGCACTGACGCGGTGAAAAGGCTCCCGGACGAAACGTCACCGAATTCCACAAAAACGGCCAGAAAGAGCATCAAGGGCTCGCGGTGTCGGCCGAGAGACCCCCCGCCGTGCCGCGCCCTGAACGACCCGGACGTCATCTACGACATCGTGTACGTCGCCAAGCCCATCACCGAGTGCGAGCTGGAATCGCAGAGGCGCATGAATCCCAGGAGGAACGCGAGAAAGAGCACGAGGGGGCACCGCTACGTCGGGGACTACTTGGAGGTCAAGACGGTCCGGACCCTGTCTCGCGGGTCCGTCGGGGGTAGCGGGAACTGTCCGGTCCGCATGCCGGAGATCACCACGTCGGTCACGCCGAAGCAGGCCCTGGCCAAACCCGACGGCGTCCCCGGCGTGGACGCGCTGCACGCCGGGGACTGCATGGAGACCGTCGGGCCTCTGGATCAAGCCGCGGACACGGAGACGCCCGGGGACGTGGTGGCGATTACCGACGAGGAGATGATCGTGGAACCCAGTCAGACGGGGCAGTGTGAGGCATCGGCGCAACAGGACTTGACAGAAATACACACTGCAAGTACCCCCGAGAATGTAGAATTAGCGACCCTAAACACGGAGACAAGGGGCTCGCCTGGTGCACAAGGAGAGAATATCGTCATCAGTCGAAGTAGCAACTGTGACTCCAAACCCGAACCCCAAAAACAGACCGAGCGTCTGAAAGTGCAGGTACCGGAACTCACGGTTGGTCGCTTACCACACTCGCGAGTACCTTGCGGATCTGAAACAAACACCAGTTCAGGGCCGTGTACCGAACTAACTCAAGGTAGCGTTCTCGCGTCAGGTAGTTCTGACGAGGGTAGGGGCGGAGCTTCAGACGGAGGCGAACAAGGTCAAACCGAACTTGACGACCTTCAGTCGGAAAGTCCTTCCCATTCTAAACCCTCGCCAACCTCTTCAGAAAGCAACAGTGTTCATAAAAACTCGCCCTCTCCGGAAGACGACCGTATTTCAGGTGCTACCGAAGATCCCGAACTTGGGAAAGCGCGCCTACCTTCGCCGGTCCCTCAAGTGGATGCGGTGGAGGAAGAGGTGCCCTCGAGACTAGAGGTCTTAGACTTTGCACCAGCAGACGATGAGCTCCAAGGGCGGAGCAGGTCTCCCCTCCAGAAGTCCCCGAAAGCTTCTGAAATAAAGTCCGTCAGAGACAGGAGTACCTCTGAGCGGATGCTCTTGAGGAACAGGGGTACCACCTCTGCCGATCAGCCTGTCGAAGGAGAGCCTTGTAGTTCCACCACCGAGGATGTAATTGAGTCGCTTGAAGGAACTCTCGAACCCACCGTGGGTCAGCCTAACGATGGAGATTCGTGCAGCTCCCCCGCTGCATGCCCCGTCGAGAGGCCAGAGCGAATGCCCTTGAGAAGCAGGAACGCCAACACCGTTAAGCAGCCTAGCGTTAGTGATTCAGGCAGTCCCATAAATGCAACTCCTGTCAAGATGCAAGAACGTTTGCCGCTGAGAAGCGGGAGTAGCGCCGCAGTCGAGCAGCCCAGCGTCGCGCAGCCTTGCAGTCCCCTTACATCAAGCCCTCTCGAGCGGCCAGAACGAATGCCCTTGAGGAGCAGGAATAGCACCGCTCTCGACCAGTCAAGTTTTGGAGATTCCGCCACTCCTCAGAGGCCAGAACGGATGCCGCTAAGAAGCAGAAATAGCGCCGCTGCGGACCATCCAAGTGCTGTTGGAGCAAGCCTTCCTGAGAGGCCACAACGTATGCCGTTAAGAAGCAGGAATAGCGCCGCTGTCGATCAGTCCAGCGTTGAGGGTTCTCCCGAGAGGCCAGAACGAATGCCCTTGAGAAGCAGAAGTACCACCAGTGCTGACCATCCAAGTGTTGAGCAGTCTTGCAGTTCCCCTTCTGACAGGCCAGAGCAAATGCCGATGAAGAGCAGGAGTAGCACCGCAGCCGATCAGTCTAGCATTGGGGGTTCTTGCAGTTCCCTTACAGCTAGTTCTCCTGAGAGGCCGGAACGAATGCCCTTGAGAAGCAGAAGTACCACCAATGCTGACCAAGCAAGTGTTGGGCAGTTTTGTAGTTCCCCTTCAGCAAGCCCTGCTAAGAGTTCAGAGCAAATGCCGACGAGAAGCACCGCAGTCGTTGGGGGTTCTTGCAGTTCCCTTGCAGCCAGTTCTCCCGAGAGGCCAGAACAAATGTCCTTGAGAAGCAGAAGTACCACCCCTGCTGACCGACCAAGTGTTGAGCAGTCTTGCAGTTCCCCTTCTGAGAGGCCAGAGCAAATGCAGATGAAGAGCAGGAGTAGCACCGCAGTCGATCCGTCTAGTGTTGGGGATTCTTGTAATTCCATTCCAGCAAGCCCTGCTGAGAAGCCAGAACGAATGCCCTTGAGAAGCAGGAGTAACATCATTGCTGATCAGACTAGTTCTGGAGACGTTAGCGGTTCCTCCACTGCAAGCCCCGTTGAAAAATCGGAGCCGACGCCGGTAAAAAGCAGGAATAGCTCTACTGTCGATCAGCCAACCAGTCCTGTTGAGAGGCAAGAACGAATGACTCTTAGAGGCAGAATTAGCACCGCTGCAGATCAGTCGAACGTTGGAGGTTCTTGCAGCTCTTCTGTTGCAAGCACTGTTGAGATTCCTGAAAGCAAGGACCAACCTGTTGATGAGTCCCCTAATCCAGACCCCTCGAAAAGGCCAGGAAGGACACCCTTGAGAACCAGGCATGACCATTGCGCAGAACAGACTACTAGCAAAGATTCCCCTCATACAAAGCCGTTAGAGGTTGTAGCCCACATGCCTTTAAGAAGCAGCGGCCATCGGGTCATTGAGGAGTCTTCTGTCGGAATAAAGGACGCAGACGATGCGAGGAGTAAACTAGAGATCGCTAAACACATGCCTCTGAGAAGTGAAAGCGAATCACCTGTTAGAAGCGGCCCGGAGAGCCCTGGACGTATGTCTCTGAGGAGCAAGAATTCTTCCGAAAAGCTAGCTTGTTTACCGACGCCTCCAAAGTGCAAAAAACTTCCTCAGAGAATTCAAAGGACGCCTAAAAAGTCTCTGCTTCACTTGTTCCAGGAGTCGGAACAGATCCCTGAAGGTAGCAACTCCAACGTCAGGAGCGAGGCTAGGAGTTTTAAGCAGCACCCTTTTACGTTATTTAACCTTCCACTTAGCAAACCCGAAACCGCTAGTCCATGCAAGTTTTTGAAGGCTTTAAATGGGGAAGCCAACCAACGTTTGATTCTAGATTTAAATTCCAAATTTGAGAAGATGCAAAAAGGCTGGGTCCAGATGGACAAGGAGGGTCAGCCGGCACCGAAACCGAAAAACAAGGCAGACCGGCTAAAAGAGATATGGAAGAGCAAACGAAGGGTCAAAAAACCCCGGACTCTGGAGCAGCACCGAATTTCTCCTGTGCAGATGTTATTCATGAAGTCTTTCGACCTTCCGAGCATCTGTCAGTGGTTCCTTCAGGCCACCGAAACCAAGTCGCTCGTCATCGTTAAAAAGGTGAACACCAGGCTCCCGTCCGAAACGCACCTGGGTTTCCCGACTTACGCGTCGGAGTCCTCCGGGGTCTTCCCCAGCCTGCAGGCGGAGCGCCTGAAAAAACACCTGAAGAAGTTCGCCATTGCGTCTCCCGTCAGGAGCAACCCTAAGAACAAGAGGCTGATTGCTAAAGTTCTAGCCAAGGGCGCGGCCAAACTCAAGGACAAACAAGAGAAACGACCGGCCGCACGGATCTCGTCCAAGCCCCAGAGTTCGAGATGCGCGGCGCAGGCGGCGCCTCACGACGGCCACGGCAAGGTCAACCCGGCCAGCGCTCGGATCCTGAGGAAGTACTCCAACATGCGCGAGAAGAGGCAAGTGCAGCGAGTCGCTCTGAAGAAGAAACAAACGCCCAGAAGCAACAAGAAGTCCGACCTCGTCAAGAAGACGAAACCGTCCGGTAAGAAACCGAAAGAGACGAAAGACGTCTCGAGAGAGTCGGGCGAACCCAAAACCTCCAGGAAAAGGAAGTCGCCCGAGAGCTCGGCGCAGAGTCCGGCGAGGAAAAGAGACAAAACCAGAGCGCCGGACGTCGACGCCAAGCCTCCGTCGTCCGAAGATCAGGTCCAGACCAGGTCTCGGAGAAAGTTAGGAGCCAGGGTGCCGAGAGCGCCCAAGAACCGAGGCTTTATATCGAAGCGATTAAGGACGTCGAAGTAG